Proteins co-encoded in one Granulicella cerasi genomic window:
- a CDS encoding winged helix-turn-helix domain-containing protein — translation MSHTVVVLEDEIDIQRLVQYQLESAGYTVKAYSTPGQVAADAEREPPSLFLLDIMVPGGDGLDLCRRLRSNAKLAGVPIIFLTARASENDRVLGLEMGADDYITKPFGTRELLARVKAVLRRFERPTSPSVLQFDAIEIDQAAMQLRVNGELQATTATEFRLLDYLARHPGRVFSRDQLLDAVWGDARFVTPRSVDVYVRRVREKVEADPENPRYLKTMRGAGYRFELPKAN, via the coding sequence GTGAGTCATACGGTTGTAGTGCTCGAGGACGAGATCGATATTCAACGACTGGTGCAGTACCAGCTTGAATCTGCTGGCTACACGGTAAAGGCGTATTCGACGCCTGGGCAGGTTGCTGCCGACGCTGAACGCGAGCCGCCTTCGTTGTTCCTGCTGGACATTATGGTGCCGGGTGGCGATGGCCTGGACCTCTGCCGCCGCTTGCGGTCGAACGCAAAGCTGGCTGGCGTTCCCATCATTTTCCTGACGGCGCGCGCAAGCGAGAACGACCGCGTGCTCGGTTTGGAGATGGGTGCGGATGACTACATTACCAAGCCGTTTGGAACGCGCGAGTTGCTGGCGCGCGTGAAGGCTGTGCTGCGCCGCTTTGAGCGTCCAACGTCGCCGAGCGTGCTGCAGTTCGATGCCATTGAGATTGATCAGGCTGCGATGCAGTTGCGCGTCAACGGTGAGCTGCAGGCGACGACCGCAACGGAGTTCCGCTTGCTGGATTACCTTGCGCGCCATCCGGGCCGTGTCTTCAGCCGCGATCAGCTTCTCGATGCTGTGTGGGGCGATGCACGCTTTGTGACGCCGCGTTCGGTGGACGTGTACGTTCGCCGCGTGCGTGAGAAGGTGGAAGCTGATCCGGAAAATCCGCGCTACTTGAAGACCATGCGCGGCGCGGGTTATCGCTTTGAACTGCCGAAGGCTAACTAG
- a CDS encoding sensor histidine kinase encodes MRISWAVRIFLLAAAASIAGAGLADQLPHSPAWGPGVFFAVWVFFMFGVATALVKQRKHELDLVAHALRTFPAEGSVEHRELAAQLPDIAHSMESVRLKQERAVNLLDEERTKLATMLDSMRDWVVAVDIGGYILWANQPIRQALNGAVGSGKPLVNAVRDPEVLLCMRVALDDAVLAERRTSGLLPGHIHDVTAAPISGGGAVIVMRDATPIERAERTQREFIANVSHELRTPLTSISGYVETLIDHEESLSPMARSFLDIILKNASRMTRLTEDLLALARVENREDAANPVPLAADRIVQDAIASVRGLVVDSGAKLSTGELSKQMVMASSDQIVQVLSNLIENATRYGRTRNGDPAAVEVSATQDGDMVRFAVRDHGIGIGSEHLQRIFERFYRVDKARSRETGGTGLGLAIAKHIIEEHNGKIWVESDLGAGSTFIFTLPLAASFSAP; translated from the coding sequence ATGCGAATTTCATGGGCTGTACGCATTTTCTTGTTAGCAGCGGCCGCGTCCATTGCGGGCGCGGGGCTTGCTGATCAACTACCGCACTCTCCTGCATGGGGACCTGGCGTGTTCTTCGCCGTGTGGGTCTTCTTCATGTTCGGCGTCGCTACGGCGCTGGTGAAACAGCGCAAGCATGAGCTCGATCTTGTCGCTCACGCGCTGCGTACGTTTCCGGCTGAAGGTTCGGTAGAACATCGCGAACTCGCCGCACAACTTCCAGACATTGCTCACTCGATGGAGTCCGTGCGTTTGAAGCAGGAGCGCGCGGTCAACCTGTTGGATGAGGAACGCACGAAGCTGGCGACGATGCTGGACTCCATGCGCGACTGGGTCGTTGCGGTCGATATCGGCGGCTACATCCTGTGGGCCAACCAGCCGATACGACAAGCGCTGAATGGCGCAGTCGGCAGCGGGAAGCCGCTGGTGAACGCGGTCCGCGATCCTGAAGTGCTGCTCTGCATGCGCGTGGCGCTCGACGATGCTGTGCTGGCCGAGCGTCGCACCTCGGGGCTGTTGCCCGGTCACATCCATGATGTCACTGCGGCACCGATCTCCGGCGGTGGTGCGGTGATCGTGATGCGCGATGCTACGCCGATCGAGCGTGCCGAGCGTACGCAGCGTGAGTTCATCGCGAATGTTTCGCATGAGCTGCGCACGCCGCTCACCTCGATCAGCGGATATGTTGAAACGCTGATCGATCATGAAGAGTCGCTCAGTCCGATGGCGCGCAGCTTCCTCGACATCATTCTGAAGAACGCTTCGCGCATGACGCGCCTCACCGAAGATCTGCTGGCACTGGCGCGCGTCGAAAACAGGGAAGATGCCGCCAACCCTGTGCCGCTGGCGGCGGACAGAATCGTGCAGGACGCTATCGCTTCGGTGCGTGGTCTGGTGGTGGACTCTGGCGCGAAGCTGTCTACAGGCGAACTCAGCAAGCAGATGGTGATGGCCTCCTCGGACCAGATCGTGCAGGTGCTTTCGAACCTGATCGAAAACGCGACGCGGTACGGGCGCACTCGTAATGGCGATCCTGCGGCGGTGGAAGTTTCCGCAACGCAGGATGGCGACATGGTGCGATTCGCGGTGCGCGATCACGGCATCGGCATAGGAAGCGAGCATCTGCAGCGCATCTTCGAGCGCTTCTATCGCGTGGACAAAGCGCGATCGCGTGAGACTGGCGGAACGGGCCTTGGTCTTGCGATTGCGAAGCACATCATCGAAGAACACAACGGCAAGATCTGGGTGGAGAGCGACCTCGGCGCAGGCTCGACGTTTATCTTCACGCTGCCGCTGGCGGCTTCATTCTCTGCACCGTAA